ATTGATGCAAGAGCCCCGTCGCCTGTTTGGTCGCTACAGCAGCACGATCCCACCATTTGTCTGGCTGGCGGTGAAACAGTTACTAACTGAGTCAATCGGCGATCGTCGTCGGGATGCATATTTTGAATCTTCGACTGTCAAGCATTCCGCGCCAGTCATGCCTGCGATCGAGGCTTTGGGTGAACAGATCGAGCAGGCAGCAATGATTGGTGAAATTCTGGTTAAGCATAGGATAATCACCAAAACTCACCTGGCTCAGGCATTACAGCAACAACAACAAACCGGCCAGAAGCTGGGTGAAATCCTGATTCAGAATCAATTGGTTTCTGCGCTAGAACTTGAAAAAAGCTTAAAAAATCAATCGATCAAACTTGGGCAATTGCTGGTTCGCAATCAGATTATTTCGCAAGAATTATTAGAGCAAACCTTGCAAAAACAAAAGCGCAGCCATGCCAAATTGGGTGAATGTTTGCTTCAGCAGGGGGTTGTTGCCCCTGAGCAGCTTGAGAATATTCTGCTTGAGCAATGCTGGCGACGCAAAGGAGTCTGGATGGTTGCTTAGCTTGATCCTTTGCAGCTACTTTGATCAATCTCAAATCAATCTGAAATCAATCTCGAATCAATCTCAAATCGGGTTTAATCAACCCCAGCCATCGTTCAAAGCACAATTCTGAAGACCTAAAAAATGAGGGCAACACAGCGATGATTTTGGTCACCTTAGGTTCTAGTCAATATCCATGTAAGTCCTTGCTGAGCTGGTTGGAGCTGCTGATTCGCTATGAGTTGATCGATGAGAAAATCTTGGTTAATACCCCTGGCAACATATTGCCAAACCCCACAATCAAGTCTCAGCATTTACAGGCTATCTCCCTGACGACTCAGAAGCTACAGGAAAAAATTGCACAAGCTAGGGTGGTAATTGGTGATTGTAGTGAATATTGCATCGATCTACTAGAGAACTCCGGTCGCCCATTTGCGCTAGTGCCACTCAACCCAAGCTGTGGTGAAGTGGATGACGATCGACAATTTGAAATAGCTGAAACCCTTGAACAACAAGGATTTACGATCGCCCGATCGCCATTGGAGTTGGTTAAGTTTCTAGCGGCAGCCGATTTTGCCAAATTCCTGGATTTGCTGGGTAAGCCTGAGCCCGATCAAGTTGATCCAAAGGTGGTTAAGTTCTTGCTTGCCTCTGGTTTTAGTAAGTTTCTTTATGCGCGCGGCATGTCGCGGTTGAGTGATCTGGCAGATCTTAAAAATACTGAGCCGCCAGAGCCACCGTCCCGATTGGCTAATTTAGTTAATTATCTAGGCGATCGGGTTGTGGCCAAAAAAGTAATGCTGGTGTGCTCCGCTGGTAATAGCTTTAAAACCATGCAAAGTCTGAATGCAGTTTGGCAAGATTGCGCCAAAACCAGTTGGGTCACCCCCGCCACCTCGATCGCTAAAGTGGTCACTCGCCATCAGGATACCTATTGGGGACACACACCCAATCGCCGCCAACCGATCAACTGGTGCCGCAATACCTGGCTGGCGATCAAGGCTTTACATCAACAAAAGCCCGATTTGGTTTTTTCCACTGGGGGCGGTTTAGCCATTCCTTTTCTGCTTGTGGCCAAGTTTATTTATGGTTGCCAAACGGTATTTCTAGAAGCCAGCACCAGAGCTAAGGTGCTCAGTTTTCCGGCGCGATTGCTCAATCGTCTCAATGCCCTCGATCGCCTGTTTGTCCAAGATCATGCGCTGGCAATGCGCTATCTCGAACAACCAAGCCCAAATATTGACTATGCGGCCAATGGGGCTGAAGTTGCTGAACCCGCTCAATCAGACAGTAAGAATTCCTCATCGCAAACCAGCCCACTTACGGTTTTTTGTTTCCGCGACACCGTATTTATCAGCACACCTACGCACCTGACCTCGGCGGAAGCGGCTCAGTTCCGTAATCACATTGGCGAAATCTGCCAGACCAGCTTTAGCAAAATTGTCGTGGATATGAGCCAAACCGAGTCGATCGATGGTTCTGGAGTTGGTGCCCTGATTGGCGTACTCAAAATTGCCAATGCAACTGGTAGCGAAATGGTGTTATGGAGTGTGAATAAAGCGGTGATGTCGGCTTTGGCGATCGCTAAGCTGGTGCGACTGTTTACGATCCGTGCGGCCACGCAGATATTTAGGATTGAACCAATCACCCAGATTGTGCACCATTGCCCAATCGCCCTCCAGGAGCATCCCCAACCGACGCTCCATCCATCAGTGCTCAGTCCTACCAAACGGGCGATCGATGTGGCCGGAGCCCTGGTGGGATTAGCTATTACCGCAATGATATTTATCCCCGTGAGTATCGCAATCTGGCTGGATGATCCTGGCCCAATTTTGTTTAGTCAGGTGCGCTGTGGTTTGATGGGGCGACCATTTCGGATTTGGAAATTCCGGACAATGGTCACCAATGCGGAGGCGCTCAAAAGTCAGGTCAAAAATCAATATGCCAATGATGCCTTTTTTAAGAGTGACCATGATCCGCGTATTACCAGGATCGGTCGTTTTTTGCGAAAAACCAGCCTGGATGAATTGCCCCAATTCTGGAATGTGTTGAGCGGGGATATGAGCCTGGTAGGAACAAGGCCGCCCACCAAAGATGAGGTGGAAAAGTATAAATTAGAGCTATTAAAATGCGATCTTCCTGCGCCTGTAGGCAAGGTGAATTTGGCCACGATGACATTCCCAGCAACGATCGCTACCGAGTGGAGTCGGCTAGACGTTACCCCTGGTCTGACTGGAGAATGGCAGGTAAATGGGCGATCGAGCGTGCGTAAGTTTGAAGATGTGGTTAAGCTCGATTTGAACTATCAGCAAAAATGGAGCTTGCATTACGACCTATGGCTGATCCTCAAAACTATATTTGTACTCTTTAATAAAAAGAATCAGGCAGTCTAAAACAAAACCCGCAAATACAGGTAAAAATAAATATATTTGAGAGACAAATTAATGATAGACAGTCTATTAATATATAATTAATTTAAATTAATCCTGATTCGCTTCCTCTAGATGATGAAATAGATTATTAGGTTGCTATTGCTCACCCACCAGGAAACTAAATATTGGTCAAATATATTAGGCGATAATCGCTATAACCATTGTGATTCTGTTGTTTTAGCGATTGACGATCGACAGGATTTGACTTAAGCTCTGATTCGTAAATCTGAATTTATGTTCTGCCTAACCCGGCCTCTTTGTTATCGATAATTACGCGCAGCAAAGTTTAGGCTTCCTAACTACCTAAACTCCCAAAATTCAAGCCAGACCTATCACTGATTGATCCTGATTTGGTTAAGTAACTTCCGCAACAATCCCCCCTGGCAATAACTGAAATTAAACGAACGGCAATTAAATGAACGGCAAACCTGATTACCCGATCAAAGTTGAAGAAGGGGGGCTAGATCTAAATCGGAGTTTCCAGGCTCTCAAGCGTCGCGCTGTTTTAATAATTTGTCTTAGCGGCTTTTTTGCGGGTGCAGCGGTTTTTAAAGCTCTGAGTAAGGATACTAGCTATAGGGCTGAGTTTGAAGTTCTGGTGCAATCGGCTACCCCGGAATCTAATATTGTCTCAACGATTACCGACGAGACTAATCCCAACGCATCTGCAGCCGAAGAAATTGACTTTACTACAATCAGAGTGCTGACCAGCCCCAGTGTGATGACACCGATCGTCGAGGAAATCCGCCAAACCTATGCTGGTCTGAGCTATTCTTCGCTCGCAAATCGCCTGAATGTCGATCACATTTCTGGTAGTAAAGATATTTTGCGCGTTTCCTACCGCTCCCGTAATCCAGAAGAAGTTGTTTTTGTGTTAGAAACGATCGCCCAGTCCTATCTTGATTACAGCCTGCAGGTAAACAAGCGGGACGTGGATCAAGGTAGTGCATTCATTGAAGCACAACTGCCAGTGCTGCGACAAAGAACCGAGTTGCTCCAGGAACAGTTGCAGGAATTACGGCAGGAGTTTAACTTCATTGACCCTACTGAAGAAGGACAGCTTCTGAGCGACCAGACTGGGGATTTTCGGAAGCAGCAGCTTGAGGCGGAGCTGGAATTAAATGTGGCGCGATCGCTGCTGGCGGATTTAAATTTTCAACTGGCCAATGCTGCCGCAGATTCGATTGTAATTGCCGATCTAAGTGATAACGATCGTTATGACAAGATCCTCGATGAATTATTAGCGGTCAAACTACAAACGGCTCAGGAGACAGTGCGGTTTGTCCCTGGCAGCCCAAACATAGACACCCTGGACGTGGAGCGTAATAATCTTCAGCCCATTTTGCGCCAGGAAGCGGAACTAGTTCGAGATGAGATCGCCAATAAAATCTTGGCGCTTGAAAGCCGCAATGCCTATCTAGATCAAGCCATAGAAACCTTGAATCAAAAGATCCGCCAACTTTCCCAGGTCGATCGTCAATATACCAACATTACCAATGAACTAGAGATCGCTACCAATAATCTAAATCAGTTTTTGACTGCCCGTGAAGCGCTCAAAATCGATTCGGCACAACGGCAGATCCCCTGGCAAATCCTAACCCCGCCTACCGATCCAGAACCAGTGGGCAAAGGGATAGCTAGAAATTTGGTGGTGGGTTTGATGTTTGGCATGTTGTTGGGGACTGGTATTGCCCTGCTGCTCGATCGCCTCACTGATGTTTTATATACTGCCGAAGAGGTCAAAAGTATTACTGGTTTTCCCTTGTTGGGCATGATTCCAGCCGAAGCAACCCTGGAGCAGCAGCCTAAATCTTTAAACGGTTCACGCCTGGCCAATCAGTTTCATCAGTTGGCCGGTCGGCGATCGGGTGAACTGGATCAAAATCAACATTATGTCTCGTCTTCATTTTTTGAAGCCTTTCGATCGCTCTATGCCAGTTTGTTGCTGCTGAATCCCGACGAACCAATTCAATCGATCGTGATTACTTCTACAGCGATCGGCGATGGGAAATCAATGTTTTCGGCCTATTTGGGGCAGGCTGCCGCGGCTATGGGTCGGCGCGTGGTGATCGTTGATACGGATATGCGTCAGGCGTATTTATATACAGATGGGAATGGCTTCGTAAATAGCAATATGGATTCTGGCATGGCGATCACGCCGAGCAAGCAAAAAGGATTGACTGATATTATTTCTGCCAATCTTAAGGTGGCACCATTATTACAGCGATCGTCCCTCGAAGAGAATTTATACGTCTTGGCAGCGGGCACGGCCAATTCCCCCGATCCCACGCGATTGTTGGCCTCGCAAAAGATGGAAGCACTGATGGCCTATCTGGAATCAAAATTTGATCTGGTGATCTATGATGCACCACCCCTTTCCTTTGCCGATGCCTATCTGTTGGCTCCCCGCACCGAGGGGATTTTGATGGTAACTAGCCTGGGTAAGCAAAAGCGTTCCGGCCTAGAAGAAGCACTCGAAAAACTGCGCATATCTGGTGTGCCAGTGCTGGGGATCGTGGCAAACCGCAGTAGTAAACTAACCGCAGACTCACTTGGGGCTGAGACAGATCATCGGCTGTTGGCTGATCACAACGCTGATCAAAACAGCAATATGGAGTTCTAAACCTGGGATTTTAAGCTGGGTGTTTTGAATTTGACGTTTTAAGCTTAACGTTTTAAATCGGCCAATAGAGGAATTTAGATTTGTAATGAAGGTATTAATTTCCGCATATTCATGTGAGCCCGGTCGGGGTTCAGAGCCTGGAGTAGGTTGGAATGTGGCCGTCGAAGCTGCTAAGCATAACCAGGTTTGGGTCTTAACTCGCCCCGACGAAAGTGGAGACAAGATTGCCGCTGCATTGGCCAAAGAACCGATTCCTAATTTGCAATTTGTCTATTTCAACCTGCCCCTGATTGGCTCATTGTGGCGCTTTGGTTCAACGGGGGCGATGCAGGCACATTATTATCTATGGCAGATCCAGGCCTATTTTGTGGCCAAACGTTTGCATCAGGAAATCAATTTCGATGTGATTCACCATGTCACGTTTGTGAAATACTCTAATCCCAGCTTTCTGGCACTACTAGATCTGCCCTTTGTCTGGGGACCAGTGGGGGGTGGTGAATCAGCCCCATCGACCTTTTGGCAAGACTTTGGCTGGCGATCGCGCCTGTATGAATTGGCCAGAGCCACGGTGCGATCGATCGGTGAACGCGACCCGTTTGTAAAGGTGACCGCGCAACGCAGCGCCGCTGTCCGTGCCACCACCGCCGACACCGCCGATCGGTTACATCGGATGGGCATTAACCAGGTCGATATCTTGCCGGAAGCCGGGCTAGCCAGCAGCGACATCGATCGCCTGGCAGAGTTTACCTTACCTGTTGCTACCCTAGATCAGCCAATCCGGTTTATTAGCATGGGTAGGCTTTTACATTGGAAAGGTTTTTATCTGGCGGTCAGGGCTTTTGCCGCCGCTAATTTGACCAATGCCGAATATTGGTTATTTGGAGAAGGAACTGACCAACCACGCTTGGAAGCGATGGCAACGGAACTAGGTGTGGCCGATCGAATCAAGTTCTGGGGCAGGCAGCCGCGCGATCTTACCCTGGCACATCTGGGTCAATGCCATGTGCTGGTGCATCCCAGTTTGCACGATTCCGGCGGCTGGGTTTGCCTGGAGGCAATGGCAGCGGGGCGACCAGTAATTTGCCTGGATTTGGGTGGCCCTGCGGTTCAGGTCACCCCAGCAACGGGCTGCAAAATTCCTGCCCACAATCCAGAACAGGTGGTTCAGGATATGGCGGCGGCAATGGTTAAGCTGGCTAATGATCCAGAGCTGCGATCGCAAATGGGCGAGGCTGGCAAGGCATTGATTAAAAGCCACCATAGCTGGGAAATCAAGGGCAAGGAACTAGCGCAATTATATGCAGATGTGGCTAAACAATATCAGGCTAAATCTGGCCAAAACGCTAGCTAAATAATTCGGCCAAGCAAATTAAATAGCTGCAAATTCTGTTAAACAATCTGCCCAAATCAACTAAAAAACGATCCCAACTTTGAGCAAACATCAGCCATGCGTATTTTAGCTATTCACAATCGCTACAGAATCAGGGGTGGTGAGGAAGAATGTTTGGCGGCGGAAGTGGATTTACTGCGGCAGTATGGCCATGAGGTTACCCTCTACGAAGACAGCAACGATCGCCTGAACGAATTAAGTACCCTGACCAAGGTAACCAAGGCGATCTGGTCACAGCAAGCCTATCAGGCGGTGCGAGAAATCCTGCGATCGCAAACCTATCAGGTCGTGCATGTGCATAACTTCCTGTCGTTAATTTCGCCTTCGGTCTACTATGCCGCCAGGGATGAAGGAGTACCGGTGGTGCAGACGTTGCATAATTATCGGCTTTTATGCCCCAATGCTTTATTCTTTCGTGATGGCAGAGTATGTGAAGATTGCTTGGGCAAGTTTTTACCACTGCCGGGGGTAATTCATGCCTGCTATCGCCAGGATCGCGCAGTTACGGCCATGGTGAGCACAATGCTGGCCGTACATCGGGCGATCGGCACCTGGCAGCAAATGGTCGATCGCTACATTACCCTGACCGAGTTTACGCGCGCTAAATTCATTGCCGGGGGGCTCCCTGCCGATAAACTCATGGTTAAACCTAATTTTGTTAATCCCGATCCTGGGATTGGTGCTGGCGATGGTGGCTATATGCTCTATGTGGGGCGGTTGTCGGTTGAAAAAGGACTGGATGTATTGCTGTCGGCCTGGGAAAAACTGGGCGATCGCATCCCCTTGAAAATCGTTGGTGATGGCCCCCTGGCGACCGATGTGGTGGCGGTAACTCAAACCAACCCGCAGATTGAATGGTTAGGGCGATTGCCCATGGCTCAGGTCTATGATCTGATGGGGGCAGCGACTGGCTTAATTATCTCTTCAAAATGGTATGAAACCTTTGGCCGGGTGGCAGTGGAAGCCTTTGCCAAAGGAACCCCGGTCATTGCCGCCAATCTGGGGGCGATCGCTGAGATCGTCGATGCTGGTCGCACTGGCTTACATTTTCGGGTTGGTGATTCTGATGATCTGGCGGCCAAAGTGGAGCTATTACTCAGTGATCAGCTCAAATTGCAACAAATGCGCGAGCAGGCCAGAACAGAGTATGTGCAGAAATACACCGCCGATCGTAATTACCAGGAGCTGATCGCAATTTATAACAGCCTGGCCACAGCGCCTAGTGACGTACAATCTGCTTCGCCATCAGCCTAACTCAGTTAAATCATGGTAATTTTGTGCTTCCATAAATTGCCCCTGTAATTATGCTGTATTATAATTACAATTCTTTGGTAAGAGAGCTAATTTCGGTGATCTTTTCCAGGCCATTAATAACCAATAGATATAGATAACTCAAGTTACCGCCTGCTAGTAGGGGATAGCGATCGAGAGCTTAATTAATATGCTCTACCAGCTAATTAATTTTGATATTTGTATAAGTCATCGTAATAAGTCAGCGCATAGGAGTAAAAGCTGCTACTTGGCTGCTAAAAGCTACTACTTGGCCAATTTAAATATGGCGAATCGTGATCCAGTCGCAGCAACTATTAGTTGTACTTAATTAGTTGTAAATAGAAACGAGCCAACCCCAAAAATATAACTTTTCAAAAGTCTGATATTGACACCGAAGAATATTGACACGGAAGAATAGCGATATTGACCATTGTGTGAGCATTTAGGCAAGAATTTGAGCATTCAGGTAAAGA
The sequence above is a segment of the Pseudanabaena sp. PCC 7367 genome. Coding sequences within it:
- a CDS encoding GumC family protein, whose protein sequence is MNGKPDYPIKVEEGGLDLNRSFQALKRRAVLIICLSGFFAGAAVFKALSKDTSYRAEFEVLVQSATPESNIVSTITDETNPNASAAEEIDFTTIRVLTSPSVMTPIVEEIRQTYAGLSYSSLANRLNVDHISGSKDILRVSYRSRNPEEVVFVLETIAQSYLDYSLQVNKRDVDQGSAFIEAQLPVLRQRTELLQEQLQELRQEFNFIDPTEEGQLLSDQTGDFRKQQLEAELELNVARSLLADLNFQLANAAADSIVIADLSDNDRYDKILDELLAVKLQTAQETVRFVPGSPNIDTLDVERNNLQPILRQEAELVRDEIANKILALESRNAYLDQAIETLNQKIRQLSQVDRQYTNITNELEIATNNLNQFLTAREALKIDSAQRQIPWQILTPPTDPEPVGKGIARNLVVGLMFGMLLGTGIALLLDRLTDVLYTAEEVKSITGFPLLGMIPAEATLEQQPKSLNGSRLANQFHQLAGRRSGELDQNQHYVSSSFFEAFRSLYASLLLLNPDEPIQSIVITSTAIGDGKSMFSAYLGQAAAAMGRRVVIVDTDMRQAYLYTDGNGFVNSNMDSGMAITPSKQKGLTDIISANLKVAPLLQRSSLEENLYVLAAGTANSPDPTRLLASQKMEALMAYLESKFDLVIYDAPPLSFADAYLLAPRTEGILMVTSLGKQKRSGLEEALEKLRISGVPVLGIVANRSSKLTADSLGAETDHRLLADHNADQNSNMEF
- a CDS encoding glycosyltransferase, with protein sequence MRILAIHNRYRIRGGEEECLAAEVDLLRQYGHEVTLYEDSNDRLNELSTLTKVTKAIWSQQAYQAVREILRSQTYQVVHVHNFLSLISPSVYYAARDEGVPVVQTLHNYRLLCPNALFFRDGRVCEDCLGKFLPLPGVIHACYRQDRAVTAMVSTMLAVHRAIGTWQQMVDRYITLTEFTRAKFIAGGLPADKLMVKPNFVNPDPGIGAGDGGYMLYVGRLSVEKGLDVLLSAWEKLGDRIPLKIVGDGPLATDVVAVTQTNPQIEWLGRLPMAQVYDLMGAATGLIISSKWYETFGRVAVEAFAKGTPVIAANLGAIAEIVDAGRTGLHFRVGDSDDLAAKVELLLSDQLKLQQMREQARTEYVQKYTADRNYQELIAIYNSLATAPSDVQSASPSA
- a CDS encoding sugar transferase, which translates into the protein MSTPTHLTSAEAAQFRNHIGEICQTSFSKIVVDMSQTESIDGSGVGALIGVLKIANATGSEMVLWSVNKAVMSALAIAKLVRLFTIRAATQIFRIEPITQIVHHCPIALQEHPQPTLHPSVLSPTKRAIDVAGALVGLAITAMIFIPVSIAIWLDDPGPILFSQVRCGLMGRPFRIWKFRTMVTNAEALKSQVKNQYANDAFFKSDHDPRITRIGRFLRKTSLDELPQFWNVLSGDMSLVGTRPPTKDEVEKYKLELLKCDLPAPVGKVNLATMTFPATIATEWSRLDVTPGLTGEWQVNGRSSVRKFEDVVKLDLNYQQKWSLHYDLWLILKTIFVLFNKKNQAV
- a CDS encoding glycosyltransferase family 4 protein — protein: MKVLISAYSCEPGRGSEPGVGWNVAVEAAKHNQVWVLTRPDESGDKIAAALAKEPIPNLQFVYFNLPLIGSLWRFGSTGAMQAHYYLWQIQAYFVAKRLHQEINFDVIHHVTFVKYSNPSFLALLDLPFVWGPVGGGESAPSTFWQDFGWRSRLYELARATVRSIGERDPFVKVTAQRSAAVRATTADTADRLHRMGINQVDILPEAGLASSDIDRLAEFTLPVATLDQPIRFISMGRLLHWKGFYLAVRAFAAANLTNAEYWLFGEGTDQPRLEAMATELGVADRIKFWGRQPRDLTLAHLGQCHVLVHPSLHDSGGWVCLEAMAAGRPVICLDLGGPAVQVTPATGCKIPAHNPEQVVQDMAAAMVKLANDPELRSQMGEAGKALIKSHHSWEIKGKELAQLYADVAKQYQAKSGQNAS